From the genome of Bradyrhizobium sp. ORS 278:
AGATGCTTCCAGATCGCGCCGGTCGCGAACCATTTCACGACTTGCGCCGCTACGTCGACCGGGTTGGAGAAGAAGAACGGCGGCAGCCAGATGCGGCCGAACACCGGGACGTTGGACAACAACTGCCACAGCGCGATCGCGACGATCGCGACCAGCAGCTGCAGCGCGAGCAGACCGAGGCGCGACATCAGGCTGCTCCCCGCTGCAAGGGGAACGCGATGTCCATGCCGCGCAGGTGGTGCACTCCCTCCCCCCTTGCGGGGGAGGGTCGGGGTGGGGGGTCCACACGGGAAGTCTTTGCTGGGACCCCCACCCCCGACCCCTCCCCGCCTAGCGAAGCTTCGCTTCGCGCGGGGGGAGGGGAGTCGGAGCGGAGCCCTTGGCAAGCAGCCGAACACACCCGCGACATCACACCGCCTCCGCCTGCCTGTAGGTCTTCTCGACCTCGGCCTTCAGCGTCTGCCAGATCTCGCGATGCAACTCGTGGAACTCGTGCTTCATGCGCACCTCGAAGATGTCGCGCGGGCGCGGCAGGGTCACGCGCCAGTCGCCGATGATCCGCGAGGCGGGGCCCGCCGACATGATGACGACGCGGTCGGCGAGCGCGATCGCCTCTTCCAGATCGTGGGTGACGAACAGCACCGCCTTGCGGTCGGCGTTCCAGAGGTCGAGCAGCAAATTGCCCATGATCTGCCGCGTCTGCGCGTCCAGCGGGCCGAACGGCTCGTCCATCAGGATGATGCGGGGATTGCGGATCAGCACCTGCGCGAGGCCGACGCGCTTGCGCTGGCCGCCCGACAGCATGTGTGGATAGCGGTTGCCGAAGGCGCCGAGGCCCACAGACGTCAGCCATTGCTGCGCCTTGGCGGTGGCCTCTCGCGCGGGGGTGCCCGCGACCTCGAGGCCGATGGCGACGTTCTCCAGCGCCGTCTTCCAGGGAAACAGCGCATCCGCCTGAAACAGGTAGCCGGCCTCGCGATTGAGTCCCGCCAGCGGCTGGCCAAAGATGCGCACGCTGCCCGCGGCCGGCTTCAGCAGCCCCGCGGCGACGTTGAGAAGGGTGGACTTGCCGCAGCCGGTCGGCCCGACGATGGCGACGAACTCGCCGTGCTCGACGCTCAGCTGCGCCGTCTCGACGGCGGTATAGGTGCGGCCGCCGGCGAGACGGAATGCGACCGTGGTCCCGTCGAGCGCGACCGCGGCGGCCGTTGGTGTCGTCACGTCCAAGTTCCTCCCCGAAAATGGCCGGGACGGCTTAGCCGCTTGCGCGGCGAAGTTCAACGCGGGGGCTGGACGTGCTAGATCTGGAGCCGAGGCCCCCCGCCCCGAAAGGCTGCATGCCGCGCACATCCCTCATCAGCTACGATCATGTCCGCAAAACCTTCCCCGGCCCGGTGGTCGCGGTGGACGACGTCTCGCTGGAGATCGCCGCGGGCGAGTTCCTGGCGATCGTCGGCGGCTCCGGCTCGGGCAAGACCACGCTGCTGCGGCTGACCAACCGGCTGATCGCACTGGACAGCGGCACGATCCGGATCGGCGGCGAGGACATCGGCGGACTGGAGCCCGTCGCTCTGCGGCGCCGCATCGGCACCGTGTTCCAGAATGGCGCGCTGTTTCCACATATTACGGTTGCCGCCAACATCGGCATCACCCCGAGGCTGCTGGGAACGCCTTCAAGCGAGATCGCCGCGCGCGTCGACGAGCTCCTCGACCTCGTCCAGCTCGACCGCAAGGCCTACCGCAACCGCCTGCCCGACGCGCTCTCCGGCGGCCAGCGCCAGCGCGTCGGCGTCGCCCGGGCGCTGGCGGCGCATCCGCGCATCGTGCTGATGGACGAGCCGTTCGGCGCGCTCGATCCCCTGACGCGCGACGCGCTGGGCAGCGACTATCGCGCGCTGCACGACAAGCTCGCGCTGACGACGCTGATGATCACCCACGACATCACCGAGGCGCTGCTGCTCGCCGACCGCGTCGCGGTGATGCGATCAGGCCGCCTGATCGAGATCGGCACGCCGGCCGAGCTCGCGGCGAGCCACGAGCCCTATGTCGCGGAGCTGATGTCGACGCCGCGGCGCCAAGCCGCGCGGCTCGCCGCGCTGCTGCCCGGGAGCGGCGCCGCATGAGTCTGTTGTCCGATCCCCGCTTCGCCGAGGCCTTGTCGCATCTCGCCGACTATCTCGGCAGCCATCTGCGCGTGTCCATCGCCGCGCTCGGGCTCGGCCTCGCCGTCAGCTTTCCGCTGGCGCTGGCCGCGCGCAACACGCCGTCGCTGCGCAATCTGCTGCTCGGCCTGGCCAGCGTGGTGCAGACCGTGCCCGGGCTGGCGCTGCTCGCCTTGTTCTATCCGCTACTGCTGGCGCTCGCCGCGCTGAGCCTGCGCTGGCTCGGGCTGTCGTTCTCGGCGTTCGGCTTTCTGCCGGCGGTGCTGGCGCTGGCGCTGTATTCGATGCTGCCGGTGCTGCGCAACACCATCACCGGGCTGAACGGCGTCGACGCGAGCCTGATCGAGGCCGCCAAGGGCGTCGGCATGACCGAGCGCCAGGCACTGACGATGGTCGAATTGCCGCTGGCGCTGCCGGTGATCATGGCCGGCATCCGCACCGCCGCGGTCTGGGTGATCGGGACGGCGACCCTCTCGACGCCGATCGGCCAGACCTCGCTCGGCAACTACATCTTCGCCGGCCTGCAGACGCAGAACTGGGTGCTGGTCGTGTTCGGCTGCGTCGCCGCCGCGGTGCTGGCGCTCGCCGTCGACCAACTCCTGGCGCTGATCGAGAACGGGCTGCGCGGGCGCAGCCGCGTCCGCGTCGGGATCGGCACCGCGACGATCGTGCTGATGGCCGGCGCCAGCCTGCTGCCTGCGCTCGCCGGCAACGCCGCGCGCTATGTGGTCGGCGCCAAGACCTTTACCGAACAATATGTGCTGTCGGCGCTGATCAGCGAGCGTCTGGAGGCGTCAGGCCTGTCGGCCACATCGCGCGCAGGTCTCGGCTCCAGCGTGATCTACGAGGCGCTGAAGAACGGCGACATCGACGCCTATGTCGACTATTCCGGCACCCTCTGGGCCAACCAGTTCCACCACACCGAGCAACGACCGCGCGAGGCGCTGCTGGCCGCGCTGAAGCAGGACCTCGCCCGGGACAAGGTGACCCTGCTCGGCGAGCTCGGCTTCGAGAATGCCTATGCTCTGGTGATGCCGCGCAAGAGGGCCGAGGCGCTCGGCATCCGCTCGATCGAGGATCTCGCCCGCCACACTCGCGAGATGTCGATCGCCGGCGACTACGAATTCTTCTCACGGCCCGAATGGGCGGCGTTGCGCGACGCTTACGGCCTCGCCTTCCGTACCCAGCGCCAGATGCAGCCCGACTTCATGTACGCCGCGGTGGCGTCGGGCGAAGTCGACGTCATTGCCGGCTACACCAGCGACGGACTGATCGCGAAATACGACCTCGTCGTGCTCGACGATCCCAAGCAGGCGATCCCGCCCTATGACGCGATCCTGCTGCTGTCGCCCAAGCGCGCGGACGACCGCGCGCTGCAGGATGCGCTCCGCCCCCTGCTCGGCCGCATCGACATCGCGACGATGCAGCAGGCCAATCTGCGGGCATCGGGCAGCGACGCGGACTCATCGCCACACGCGGTGGCGCGCTGGCTGTGGAGCAGGATTGCGAAGTAGTTCCGCCTGCTTCGACGCGTCATTGCGGGCGCAGCGAAGCAATCCAGGGGCTACGATGCACACCTTCTGCGTTGCCGCCCTGCATCGCTTCGCTGACGCTCGCGATGACGATAGTGGAAAGTGTGGTCGCCCCCATCGCCCGGCTTGACCGGGCGATCCAGTACGCCGAGACGTCCGTGAGTCCACCGAAACGCCGCGGCGTACTGGATGCCCGCCTGCGCGGGCATGACAGCGGAGCTTGAACCACAGCCCTCATTGCGAGCGTGGTGGTTGAAAAACGATTGCCGAACGATCAGCCGAGCGAAATCACATCCCCGGCTCGATCGGCTTCTCGACCGCGCCGCCGCTCTCGGCCCAGTCCTTGAACGCGCCGACGTTGAAGACCTTGCCGTAGCCGAGATCCTTGAGCGTCTTGCCCGACAGCGCCGAGCGGCCGCCGGAGGCGCAGTACAGAATGATGCTCTTGTCTTTGGCAAAGGCCTTGTCGTGATAGGGCGAGTCCGGATCGGCGCGGAATTCGAGCATGCCGCGCGAGACGTGATGCGCGCCTTCGATCTTGCCGCTCTTTTCGATCTCCGGCGCATCGCGCACGTCGAGCACCAGCGTATTCCCTTCGGCGATCATCGCCTGCGCCTCGGCCGGCGTGATCTTCGGCACCACCGCATTCGCGGCGGCCATCATCTCTTTGACGGATGTAGTCATTGTCGGACCTCCGATTGCACGGAGCGCATCGGTAGCCCAGCGCGGTCGTCGCCGCAATGCTCCGAGCCGAGGAACGATCGTCGCAATGCCGTGAGCGTGAGGCGGCTCACAGTCCGCGGATCAGCTCGGCGTCGATCAGCATGCGATTGAAGCGGCGCGCTTCGGCGCCGTCGCCGCAGGCGTAGAACACGCCCTTGCAGCGCTGCATGATGTCCTTCTGCTCGGCGAAGGACGGATCGAGCGGAATGCCGGCGGCCTCGAGTGTGACCAGCGGCAGATAGGCGGCATCGATCCTGTCCATCACGACGCTGCTCTGGCGCGGCTCGAAATTGACGGCATCGATCGCGTAATAGGTCTGATAATAGCGCGGATCGTAGCTCTCGAGCTTCTCGCCGATGCCGGCCTCGTCGAGCTTGGGGTCGAGGATGTGCGGCGAGAATTCCGGCTGGTGGTCGCCATAGCGCACGATCAGGAACGGCTGGTCGCCGAACCGCTTCTTCAGGCTCGCCAGGAAGCGCTGATAGTCCGATGCGCTCATCGCCTGCCGGCGCAGATATTCATCGATCGCGGGCAGATTGCCAGGCGCGCGCCAGGACGGCGTCAGTTCGGGACGGAACGTCGTTTCCCAAGGAAAATGATTGGCGGCAAGATAGACGAACATGAAAAGCGGCTTGCCCGGCTTGCGCTGCTGCATCAGGTCGAGCGCGGCATCGTAGAAGAAGCCGTCAGGCTCGACACCCTTGGCGCCGAGATCGCGCGCGTCGAGGAAGCGGTCGACCCCGACGGTGGTCTGGAAGCTGCGCGCGCTCATGAAGGCGCCATGCGCGGGATACAGCGACAAAGTGTCGTAGCCGCAATTGCGCAGCGCCAGCGGCAGGCCGCGCTCGACGCGGCCGGAGGCGATGCGCGTCACGAAATAGGCGAAACGGCCGAACGAGCGCGACGATAGGCCGGCGAGTACGTTGTACTCGGTGAACCAGCTCGGCCCGCCATTGCTCTCGGCCATGAACTGCCGCGCCTTGCCGTCATAGGACTTGAAGTGGCTGCCATAGCCCTGGGGCACCTTGATGCCCGGCGCGGAGCGAATGTCGAAGCTGGATTCGTCGTGGATCAGCACGATGTTCGGGCGCCGCCCGGCGGGATGACAGGAATCCGGTACGAAAGCGGCCAGCCTGCGGTCGGCTGTCGCATCGGACTCCATGAAGCCGTTGGCGAGAAAATCCGATACGGCGGTCACGCCGGAGCGCGCGAATTTCGAGAGATAGCCGTCGTCATAATAGCCGCGCCACGCCTCGTCGCGCCAGTTGAGCGAATACAGCGTCAGCGCCGCGAGGCACGCGAGCTTGCCGGCCAGCGCCGGCAGGCGCGCGACGCGAAACGGATCGACCCACCACAACAGCCCCATCAGCGGCACGACGACCACCGCCGCAACGAGCACTGACAGCTTCAGGTTCGGGAAGATCGTGAACAGGAAGGCTGCGCTGTCATGGTCGATCAGCATCACGTCGACGAAGTTCGCCGTCATCTGGACCACGGCATGCTTCAGCTGCGACAGCAGCACCAGCACCACGACCATGGTCAGGGCCAGCGCGCCCGACACCGCCGGCCGCCGCAACATCACCAGCCAGAACCCGTTCAGGATGCCCCACGCCAGCAGGAAGCCGAGCCGCGAGCCGAAATCGGTCTCGGTGTGCAGCATCAGCGCCAGCGCGGCCACATGCGGCGCGGCGACGGCCGAGAGCCGCACAATGGTCGAACGTGTCGCGCTCGCCGCCGTGAGCGTCGTGATCGGTTCGTGGTTCGGGGTCAGAGACATCAGGCGGTCGATCAGGCAAGCGTCCTTCGCCGGCGCATGCCGGCTGATCAAGGACGCCTGATCCTGTCATGTGACCGTAATGAAATCGTCACAAATAACAACAGTCCGGATTTGCCCGGAATGCCGCGCCGTTGTCGCGTCGCAGCAGCGATCCGGACGACGAGCCTGGACGATTGTCAAACGTTCATCATCGGGCGTTGCGGCCGCACGGCGCCGCGGGTGGTCCCACGTGTGGCGCGGCCGGTTGTCCTGGCCTTGAGACGCTGCGGGATGCGTCGGATGAAGGGCCAGCCGAACCATAACGCGCCAAACAGCGGCAGCAGCGGCAGCAGCAGGTTCGAGCCTCGATCACGATCGACGATCGCGAACCGCGAGGAGTCGTCGCCGCGATAGCGCACCATGACCCGGTCGCCGACGCGGTAGCGCGGCGAACTGCCGCCGAAATCCTCGAAGCGCGCGATCTGTCCGGATATCGCCGCGAACTCGATCACGGGGAAATAGGTCGGTTCGCGGTCGGGTTCGTACCCCTCCACCCTGACCGCGACGACCTGGCCTTCGGTCCGCAGCCCCGGCAATTCCAAGCGAATGGCGTAGGCTGCAAGGGCGATCGTCGTGACCAGCAGAATGGCCGCCATGCTGGCAGCAAGCCGCTCCGGCAACCGCAACGCGCGGCGATGCGGCGCCTTCGCTGCGGCGGCCATGAACAACAACGCGATCTGGTAGTGAGCGGTCCCGCCAAGAAAATGATGATCGACCATTCCGATGCCCCCGCAGGAAGCTGCATCGAAAAAATCAATCGTGGGTAAAATACGACGTTCAAATGCCGCACACCCACTGGACCACACCGGCAATCCACATAATAGCCCTGCTAAATCCGCAGCTTAAGTGTCATCCCTGACGCGTCGCAAATTTTCGTTTGGTCGCGCCTGCCAGCTGTCGCCCGCGGCCTCTCCGAACAGGCGCGGGCCGTCGTCGGTGATTCGATGGCAACGATCCGCTCCAGGGAACGCCCCAGGATCAAAGGATGTCAGGACTCTTCCGAAGCGACATGCGCTGCGCCCGCCGGACCCGTTGCCGCCTCCTCGACGTCGTGCAGCGTGACGAGATGAAACTCCCGCCCCAGCCGGCGCTGCACGCTCATCACGGCGCGGTCGACGTCGCTGATCAGGCTGTCGCCGAGGACGACGCGGGGGATTTCCCAGTTGCGACCGTTGCGCACGTCGAGCGCTTGCACCGCGGGCACGCGCGCGGTGTCGCAGCCCGGCTCGGCGCGGATGGCGTCCTCCACCAGACCGGTGAGCTCCGCCAGGGTCTTGCCGGTCGTCGTGCCCGCCGGCATCAGGCCTTGGTCCCCGGCAACAGGCCGAGCCGCTTGCCGACGATACGGTCGACCGTGCGTTTGGGAAGCACCCGGACGATCCATTGCCTGAGCGGATCCGGCGCGAGCTCGTAACGCACCTTCGGCGAAGGCGCCGTCAGCGCCTGGTGCAGGTGCTCGGCGATGGTTTCAGCCGGCAGCCCAGTCTTGGCCAGATGCAGCATGAAGCCGCGGATGCGTTGCAGGGCCGGAAAGAACGGCGAGCTCTGGTAGGGCGATAGGTCGACCTCCTCGGCCTTGGCCCAGATGGGGGTCTTCACCGCGCCCGGCGCAATGATCACGACGTCGATGCCGAACAGCATCAGCTCGCGGCGCAGGCTCTCCGACAATCCTTCGACGGCGTGCTTGGAGGTCGAATACGGCGCCATCAGCGGATTGCCATTGCGGCCGGCGACCGAGCTGATCATCACGATCCGCCCCCGCGCGCCGGTCATCGCCGGATCGGCGCCGAGCAGCGGCGCGAACGCCTGGGTCGCGATGACCGGGCCGATGACATTGACCTCCATCTGCTTGCGAAACTGGTCGATCGGCAGCTCGGTGATCGGCCCGGCGACGGCAATGCCGGCATTGTTGACCAGGCCCGCGAGCGCCTCGCCGTTGAGAGCCGCGCGCACCTCGCCGGCCGCCGCCTTCACCGCCACCTCATCGGTGACGTCGAACAGCAGCGGAACGAAATTGGCGCCGAGCTCGCCGCGCAGACGCTCCGCGTCTTCAGGCTTGCGAACACTGCCGAACACGCGGAAGCCGCGTGCGAGCAGCAGCTTCGAACAGGCGTAACCGATGCCGGTGGAGGCTCCGGTGATGACGACGGATTTCATGGCGACCTCAGTAAGATGCGAACCGATTATCGCACGGGATGCGGCGTCACGCTGGTGCTGATTTCGCGCTTCAAGTCACGTCTGCGCCGCCCGTGGCTGGAGATATCGCGGATGAAGCCGGCCAGCACCGCTTCTGCCGCGGCAATCGCGGCAAGAATGTGGTTCAAGTTTCATTTCTTCGATGGATGACAGCTGAGGTGAGGTCGGCGCGGGCTGGCAAGTCAGGTGAGGAAAGGCTGGTGACCTTATGAGATCATTAACCTTTCGATCTCATTTCCAGCTCCGGTTCACGGACAGCGGGCTTGAGAGCGGAATTCACCGAACCGTCGGCGGAATCGACGGCGCCGAACGGAGTTCCGTCTTCGGCGAGCACTACATCCCTGGAATTAATTTTCCGTATCCGTGTTTCTCCGGAGTACTACGCCCCTCGCCCCTAACGCATTGTTATCGCCCATGGCGAAAACTGGTTCCGCCGGGGAAACCTGCAGTGGACCAGACGCGCGTCGCTGCCGCTCCCGGACATCCGGACCAGATGAGCGCCAACGTGCATCAGCCAGAACAGCTTCCGCCTTCAGAACACTCGATCATCAGCGAACTCGAGGACGCCGTCCGCAGCGGCTCGTCCGAGAAACGTGTCAACACGCTCCGCCAGGTCACCAATCTGTTCCTGCACGATGGCGAACGCCTGAGCGAGGACCAGATCAAAGTGTTCGACAACGTGCTGTGCATGCTGGTCTCGCGCGTCGAGACCCGGGCGCGCGCCGAGCTCAGCAAGCATCTCGCCCCGGTCGATTATGCCCCGATCGACGTCATCCAGCAGCTGGCGCGCGACGACGAGATCTCGGTCGCCGAGAGCGTGCTGATGCACTCCACCCGCCTGACGGAGCACACGCTGGTCGAGGTCGCGACGACCAAGGGCCAGGACCACCTGATGGCGATCTCGAGCCGTCCGCATCTGACCGAGGCCGTCACCGACATCATCGTCGATCGCGGCGAACGCCGTGTCATCCGCAAGCTCGCCAACAACCAGACCGCCCGCTTCTCCGAGACCGGCTACTCGGGGATGATGGCGCACGCCGAGGATGACGACGAGCTGACCGAGATCATCGGGCTGCGCGTCGACCTGCCCAGCAAACACCTGCGCGACCTCCTGCGCCGCGCCACCGACTCCGTTCGCGCCAAGCTGATGGCGTCGGCGCCGCCGGCGCTGCAACAGGAGATCAAGAAGGTCCTCAAGGGGATCGCGGATGCTGCGCGCAGTGATGGCGGCCTGATCGGCCGCGACTTCACGCTGGCCGAAGAGGCGGTCAAGCGCATGAAGGGGCTGAACGAGCTGAATGACTCCGCGATCGGCTTCTTCGCCGAGACCCGCCGCTTCGGCGAGGTCGCAGCCGCGCTCGGCCTGCTCAACAACGTGCCCACCGAGATGATGGCCAAGGTGCTGGAAGGCCCGCGCACCGACATCGTCCTGATCCCCTGCCGCGCCGCCGGCCTGAGCTGGTCGGTGGTGGCGAAGATCCTGACCCACCGCCCGATCAAGCACGCCATCGACAGCGAGACCCTCAAGCTCGCCGAACGCGACTACGGCCGCCTGTCGCTCGACACCGCCCAGCGCACCCTGCGGTTCTGGATGGTGCACAACAAGGTGGAGAAGTGAGCGGGACGGGCGAGCTCCCCTGAATTGATGCATCATCCTCCGTCGCAACCTCATCCCCCGCTGTCGTCCCGGCGAACGCCGGGACCCATACCGCGTGATGCCAGTTGGCGGAGAGAGGTCGGAGTTGCCACGGGTCGTCACCACGAACGACGGTGGTTATGGGTCCCGGCGTTCGCCGGGACGACGGCTGTGTGTTTCGCAGCCAGGCGGGCTGAACCGCGATGTTTTGCTGTGGCCGTAAAAAGCCTCCGCCCTGGCCGGGACGGAGGCTTTCGATTGAGCTGATGGCCGAGAACGCGGATCCGCGTCCCGACCGCTGATCACACCCCTTAGTTCTTGCTCTTATCGACCAGCGCGCCCTTCTTGATCCAGGGCATCATGTCGCGCAGGCGGGCGCCGACTTCCTCGATCGGGTGCTGCGACAGGCGGGCGCGGGTGGCCTTGAACGAGGACTGGTTGACCTTGTTCTCGAGCATCCAGTCGCGGGCGAAGCGGCCGGACTGGATGTCGTCGAGCACACGCTTCATCTCGGCCTTGGTCTCGGGGGTGATGATGCGCGGGCCGGTGACGTACTCGCCATATTCGGCGGTGTTGGAGATCGAGTAGTTCATGTTGGCGATGCCGCCTTCATAGATCAGGTCGACGATCAGCTTCACCTCGTGGAGGCACTCGAAATAGGCCATCTCCGGCGCGTAGCCGGCCTCGGTCAGGGTCTCGTATCCGGCCTTGATCAGCTCGACCAGGCCGCCGCACAGCACCGCCTGCTCGCCGAACAGGTCGGTCTCGCACTCTTCCTTGAAGGTGGTCTCGATGATGCCAGCGCGGCCGCCGCCGATCGCCGAGGCGTAGGACAGGCCGAGGTCATGGGCATTGCCCGAGGAATCCTTGGCGATCGCGATCAGGCAGGGCACGCCGCCGCCGCGCTGGTATTCGGAGCGGACGGTGTGGCCGGGGCCCTTCGGCGCGATCATCAGCACGTCGAGATCTGCCCGGGGATCAAGAAGATTGAAATGCACGTTGAGGCCGTGCGCGAACACCAGCGCGGCGCCCTGCTTCATGTTGTCGTGCAGGTGCTCGCGGTAGATGTCGCCCTGCAGCTCGTCCGGGGTCAGCATCATCACGAGGTCGGCCCACTTGGCGGCCTCGGCGACTTCCATCACCTTGAAGCCGGCGCCTTCGGCCTTCTTGGCCGAGGCCGAGCCCTTGCGCAG
Proteins encoded in this window:
- a CDS encoding sulfatase-like hydrolase/transferase, with protein sequence MSLTPNHEPITTLTAASATRSTIVRLSAVAAPHVAALALMLHTETDFGSRLGFLLAWGILNGFWLVMLRRPAVSGALALTMVVVLVLLSQLKHAVVQMTANFVDVMLIDHDSAAFLFTIFPNLKLSVLVAAVVVVPLMGLLWWVDPFRVARLPALAGKLACLAALTLYSLNWRDEAWRGYYDDGYLSKFARSGVTAVSDFLANGFMESDATADRRLAAFVPDSCHPAGRRPNIVLIHDESSFDIRSAPGIKVPQGYGSHFKSYDGKARQFMAESNGGPSWFTEYNVLAGLSSRSFGRFAYFVTRIASGRVERGLPLALRNCGYDTLSLYPAHGAFMSARSFQTTVGVDRFLDARDLGAKGVEPDGFFYDAALDLMQQRKPGKPLFMFVYLAANHFPWETTFRPELTPSWRAPGNLPAIDEYLRRQAMSASDYQRFLASLKKRFGDQPFLIVRYGDHQPEFSPHILDPKLDEAGIGEKLESYDPRYYQTYYAIDAVNFEPRQSSVVMDRIDAAYLPLVTLEAAGIPLDPSFAEQKDIMQRCKGVFYACGDGAEARRFNRMLIDAELIRGL
- a CDS encoding DUF3592 domain-containing protein, with protein sequence MVDHHFLGGTAHYQIALLFMAAAAKAPHRRALRLPERLAASMAAILLVTTIALAAYAIRLELPGLRTEGQVVAVRVEGYEPDREPTYFPVIEFAAISGQIARFEDFGGSSPRYRVGDRVMVRYRGDDSSRFAIVDRDRGSNLLLPLLPLFGALWFGWPFIRRIPQRLKARTTGRATRGTTRGAVRPQRPMMNV
- a CDS encoding ABC transporter permease/substrate-binding protein, with translation MSLLSDPRFAEALSHLADYLGSHLRVSIAALGLGLAVSFPLALAARNTPSLRNLLLGLASVVQTVPGLALLALFYPLLLALAALSLRWLGLSFSAFGFLPAVLALALYSMLPVLRNTITGLNGVDASLIEAAKGVGMTERQALTMVELPLALPVIMAGIRTAAVWVIGTATLSTPIGQTSLGNYIFAGLQTQNWVLVVFGCVAAAVLALAVDQLLALIENGLRGRSRVRVGIGTATIVLMAGASLLPALAGNAARYVVGAKTFTEQYVLSALISERLEASGLSATSRAGLGSSVIYEALKNGDIDAYVDYSGTLWANQFHHTEQRPREALLAALKQDLARDKVTLLGELGFENAYALVMPRKRAEALGIRSIEDLARHTREMSIAGDYEFFSRPEWAALRDAYGLAFRTQRQMQPDFMYAAVASGEVDVIAGYTSDGLIAKYDLVVLDDPKQAIPPYDAILLLSPKRADDRALQDALRPLLGRIDIATMQQANLRASGSDADSSPHAVARWLWSRIAK
- the ilvC gene encoding ketol-acid reductoisomerase: MRVYYDRDADLNLIKGKKVVIVGYGSQGHAHALNLKDSGVKDVAIALRKGSASAKKAEGAGFKVMEVAEAAKWADLVMMLTPDELQGDIYREHLHDNMKQGAALVFAHGLNVHFNLLDPRADLDVLMIAPKGPGHTVRSEYQRGGGVPCLIAIAKDSSGNAHDLGLSYASAIGGGRAGIIETTFKEECETDLFGEQAVLCGGLVELIKAGYETLTEAGYAPEMAYFECLHEVKLIVDLIYEGGIANMNYSISNTAEYGEYVTGPRIITPETKAEMKRVLDDIQSGRFARDWMLENKVNQSSFKATRARLSQHPIEEVGARLRDMMPWIKKGALVDKSKN
- a CDS encoding ABC transporter ATP-binding protein; translated protein: MTTPTAAAVALDGTTVAFRLAGGRTYTAVETAQLSVEHGEFVAIVGPTGCGKSTLLNVAAGLLKPAAGSVRIFGQPLAGLNREAGYLFQADALFPWKTALENVAIGLEVAGTPAREATAKAQQWLTSVGLGAFGNRYPHMLSGGQRKRVGLAQVLIRNPRIILMDEPFGPLDAQTRQIMGNLLLDLWNADRKAVLFVTHDLEEAIALADRVVIMSAGPASRIIGDWRVTLPRPRDIFEVRMKHEFHELHREIWQTLKAEVEKTYRQAEAV
- a CDS encoding SDR family oxidoreductase, with the protein product MKSVVITGASTGIGYACSKLLLARGFRVFGSVRKPEDAERLRGELGANFVPLLFDVTDEVAVKAAAGEVRAALNGEALAGLVNNAGIAVAGPITELPIDQFRKQMEVNVIGPVIATQAFAPLLGADPAMTGARGRIVMISSVAGRNGNPLMAPYSTSKHAVEGLSESLRRELMLFGIDVVIIAPGAVKTPIWAKAEEVDLSPYQSSPFFPALQRIRGFMLHLAKTGLPAETIAEHLHQALTAPSPKVRYELAPDPLRQWIVRVLPKRTVDRIVGKRLGLLPGTKA
- a CDS encoding ATP-binding cassette domain-containing protein, whose product is MPRTSLISYDHVRKTFPGPVVAVDDVSLEIAAGEFLAIVGGSGSGKTTLLRLTNRLIALDSGTIRIGGEDIGGLEPVALRRRIGTVFQNGALFPHITVAANIGITPRLLGTPSSEIAARVDELLDLVQLDRKAYRNRLPDALSGGQRQRVGVARALAAHPRIVLMDEPFGALDPLTRDALGSDYRALHDKLALTTLMITHDITEALLLADRVAVMRSGRLIEIGTPAELAASHEPYVAELMSTPRRQAARLAALLPGSGAA
- a CDS encoding rhodanese-like domain-containing protein; protein product: MTTSVKEMMAAANAVVPKITPAEAQAMIAEGNTLVLDVRDAPEIEKSGKIEGAHHVSRGMLEFRADPDSPYHDKAFAKDKSIILYCASGGRSALSGKTLKDLGYGKVFNVGAFKDWAESGGAVEKPIEPGM
- a CDS encoding DUF2336 domain-containing protein; this translates as MHQPEQLPPSEHSIISELEDAVRSGSSEKRVNTLRQVTNLFLHDGERLSEDQIKVFDNVLCMLVSRVETRARAELSKHLAPVDYAPIDVIQQLARDDEISVAESVLMHSTRLTEHTLVEVATTKGQDHLMAISSRPHLTEAVTDIIVDRGERRVIRKLANNQTARFSETGYSGMMAHAEDDDELTEIIGLRVDLPSKHLRDLLRRATDSVRAKLMASAPPALQQEIKKVLKGIADAARSDGGLIGRDFTLAEEAVKRMKGLNELNDSAIGFFAETRRFGEVAAALGLLNNVPTEMMAKVLEGPRTDIVLIPCRAAGLSWSVVAKILTHRPIKHAIDSETLKLAERDYGRLSLDTAQRTLRFWMVHNKVEK